In a single window of the Bacillus clarus genome:
- a CDS encoding BhlA/UviB family holin-like peptide: MEEQIFNVMLSQGAFGALFVWLLFSTRKESKELLDATRQENKEREDKYQQTITENQAVITKQAEAFGSLSKDVSEIKQILGTKGEK; the protein is encoded by the coding sequence ATGGAAGAACAAATTTTCAATGTAATGCTATCACAGGGCGCTTTTGGCGCTCTTTTTGTTTGGCTTTTATTCTCGACAAGAAAGGAAAGTAAGGAGTTATTAGACGCGACACGCCAAGAAAATAAGGAGCGTGAAGACAAGTATCAACAGACAATTACAGAAAACCAAGCAGTTATTACAAAGCAAGCTGAAGCATTCGGTTCCCTATCTAAAGATGTATCAGAAATCAAACAAATTCTTGGAACGAAAGGTGAGAAATAA
- a CDS encoding phage tail spike protein, whose translation MRIPSGTLHVIDFQTEQIVSAIQSKDYWDDKRHWEIKNNVDRLDFKVFDNTDHAATLMQQNLVLKEVRDGRIVPYVITEIEKNSNDRSVTVYASGEWISLGKANYIPPQKIEGKTVIEMVDIALEGMKWEKGNLDYAGFHSMTIDEYIDPLSFLKKIASLFELEIQYRAEVLGNQIVGRYVDMVKKRGRETGKEVTLGKDLMGIKRIENSQNICTALMGFVKGEGDKIITVESINNGLTYIVDNDAFQRWNEKGQHKFGFYTPETEQDITPQRLMTLMKTELAKRVNTSVSYEVQAQSIGRVFGLAHELINEGDTIRIKDTGFTSKLYLEARAIAGDESFTDPSQDKYVFGDYREIVDPNEELRKLYNKVLASLGDKQELLDQLDKLVKETSETANNAQKESQEAKELAEKVQENLKNYQTSIIENATAPNTGLESGKTLWLDISNGKPGILKKWNGVEWELLIPDYGKDVKNLDERTAEIKNDMNGMSNNVKQLTVTTTDQGKQILEANNKIEQTSQKLEAKIDIKQVEDYVGGIGVTNELRNTRFTQGTKYWSSAVSFFVDNTETHWGDSSLKLSVSGNTSNMYRNITSNRVPVTAGENVVVSAYFKTKNIAEHEGQKIRMVAVFWKTDGTQLDAGVNDFTLANDTWIRQEFTKIAPPDAVQVAFRAYVIRNGTLWMAHPMLQKATKASSFIENPNDMVNRDKIMDDIADKVATADYNKKVTELQRDIKANADGILLSAKKSEVYLREEADGTFAKDTYVKEMEGRLQVTEKEITSTVRKGDIISAINQTAEKITIDVAKLNINADTIVKWLTAEGIDTNFISVRGDKITIDKNGVTVKMLDFLFEDERGMKTTVISKRNLIADHDFSSVTKKNIGNTDYSGFEGGYGLPWRSNGNVVIEKNITVFDYEQMVNAARVDMYNYPETTVKNGIHPGNVYTLSAHFRCAMINGSRVTAKPQLHVCYVTYRDNIHYDIWQETKLSFDAPSTYYGDIQRRSFTFTVPDNYKPHEHAVVIKVESADADIRQGTAVCVSGVTLVSGKYASMYDWDRAAAERADGIQPFNMIAIGGINNTIGPSADGQTFDIQAEKDVKFQNYIRATQGINLGGNANQQWGHIRFTDGNRGIGFYVNNSNGWHFNALG comes from the coding sequence ATGAGGATACCTAGCGGAACACTTCATGTTATCGATTTTCAAACAGAACAAATCGTTTCTGCCATCCAATCTAAAGATTATTGGGACGATAAGCGACATTGGGAAATCAAAAATAATGTTGATAGATTGGACTTCAAGGTGTTTGATAACACCGATCATGCAGCAACACTTATGCAACAAAATTTAGTTTTAAAGGAAGTTCGTGACGGACGTATCGTTCCTTATGTGATCACAGAAATAGAAAAAAATTCAAATGATCGATCAGTTACTGTTTATGCATCTGGTGAATGGATTTCACTTGGAAAAGCAAATTATATTCCTCCACAAAAAATAGAAGGCAAGACAGTAATTGAAATGGTGGATATAGCTCTTGAAGGTATGAAGTGGGAAAAAGGAAATTTAGACTATGCCGGATTCCACTCAATGACAATTGATGAATACATTGATCCATTGAGTTTCTTGAAAAAGATTGCTTCTTTATTCGAATTAGAAATTCAATATCGCGCTGAAGTTCTTGGTAATCAAATTGTTGGTCGTTATGTGGATATGGTTAAGAAGCGTGGTCGAGAAACAGGTAAAGAAGTAACTCTAGGTAAAGATTTAATGGGAATCAAACGCATTGAAAACTCTCAAAATATCTGTACAGCGCTTATGGGATTCGTTAAAGGTGAAGGAGATAAGATAATTACAGTTGAGAGTATCAATAACGGTTTGACGTATATCGTAGATAACGATGCATTTCAGCGTTGGAATGAAAAAGGTCAGCATAAATTCGGTTTCTATACTCCAGAGACAGAACAAGATATAACGCCACAACGTTTAATGACTCTTATGAAAACAGAACTAGCAAAACGTGTTAATACATCTGTTTCTTATGAAGTGCAAGCGCAAAGTATAGGGCGAGTTTTTGGACTAGCTCACGAGTTGATTAATGAAGGCGATACAATCCGTATCAAAGATACAGGGTTCACATCTAAATTATATCTTGAAGCACGTGCAATCGCTGGTGACGAGTCCTTCACTGATCCATCGCAAGATAAATACGTATTTGGTGATTATCGTGAAATTGTGGATCCAAATGAGGAATTAAGAAAGTTGTATAACAAAGTTCTTGCTTCATTAGGTGATAAACAAGAATTGCTGGATCAGCTAGATAAACTTGTTAAAGAAACATCAGAAACAGCTAATAATGCTCAAAAAGAATCTCAAGAAGCTAAGGAACTAGCGGAAAAAGTACAAGAGAATCTAAAGAATTATCAAACTTCCATTATTGAAAACGCAACAGCACCTAATACAGGATTAGAATCAGGTAAAACACTTTGGCTTGATATTAGTAATGGTAAGCCAGGTATTTTGAAAAAATGGAATGGTGTGGAATGGGAACTGCTTATCCCCGATTACGGAAAAGATGTAAAGAATCTTGATGAACGAACGGCCGAAATCAAAAACGATATGAACGGTATGAGCAACAATGTAAAACAATTAACTGTAACAACAACAGATCAAGGGAAACAAATTTTAGAAGCTAACAATAAAATTGAACAGACTTCACAAAAGCTTGAAGCTAAAATCGATATTAAACAAGTTGAGGATTATGTGGGTGGAATTGGGGTAACGAATGAACTTCGTAACACTCGTTTCACACAAGGTACAAAATATTGGTCTAGTGCCGTTTCGTTCTTTGTTGATAATACTGAAACCCACTGGGGCGATTCGTCTCTTAAACTTTCCGTGAGTGGCAATACATCCAATATGTATCGAAATATAACTTCTAATAGAGTGCCTGTTACTGCTGGGGAAAATGTTGTTGTATCAGCTTATTTTAAAACTAAAAATATAGCTGAACACGAAGGTCAGAAAATACGTATGGTTGCTGTCTTTTGGAAAACCGATGGAACGCAACTAGACGCAGGAGTCAACGATTTTACACTAGCTAACGATACTTGGATAAGACAAGAATTCACAAAAATAGCTCCTCCCGATGCAGTTCAAGTGGCATTTAGAGCATATGTTATTCGAAACGGCACTTTGTGGATGGCCCATCCTATGTTACAGAAAGCAACTAAGGCAAGTTCTTTCATCGAAAATCCAAACGACATGGTTAATAGAGATAAAATCATGGATGACATAGCAGATAAGGTAGCAACCGCTGATTATAACAAGAAAGTAACAGAACTACAAAGAGATATAAAAGCGAATGCAGACGGTATTTTATTATCAGCAAAGAAATCAGAAGTTTATCTAAGAGAAGAAGCAGACGGTACTTTCGCAAAAGATACTTATGTGAAAGAAATGGAAGGTCGTTTGCAAGTTACAGAAAAAGAGATTACTAGTACAGTCCGAAAAGGCGATATCATTTCAGCTATTAACCAAACTGCTGAGAAGATTACGATTGATGTTGCAAAATTAAATATCAATGCCGATACAATTGTAAAATGGCTGACAGCAGAAGGAATCGATACGAATTTCATTTCAGTCCGTGGCGATAAGATTACCATTGATAAAAATGGTGTAACAGTCAAAATGCTTGATTTCTTATTCGAAGATGAACGGGGAATGAAAACGACTGTTATATCAAAACGAAATCTAATAGCAGACCATGATTTTTCTAGTGTTACAAAGAAAAACATCGGGAACACTGATTATTCGGGATTTGAGGGTGGATACGGTTTGCCGTGGAGGTCCAATGGCAATGTAGTTATCGAAAAAAATATAACCGTATTTGATTATGAACAAATGGTGAATGCAGCACGAGTAGATATGTATAACTATCCTGAAACCACTGTTAAAAACGGAATACACCCAGGTAATGTTTATACATTATCAGCACACTTCCGTTGCGCTATGATAAATGGAAGTAGGGTAACAGCTAAACCACAGCTACACGTTTGTTATGTGACGTATAGAGATAATATTCATTATGACATATGGCAGGAAACAAAACTTTCATTCGATGCACCTAGCACTTACTATGGTGACATTCAGCGTAGATCGTTCACTTTTACAGTGCCAGATAACTATAAGCCGCATGAGCACGCTGTTGTTATAAAAGTAGAGTCTGCGGATGCCGACATTAGACAAGGAACGGCAGTTTGTGTATCAGGTGTAACCTTAGTTAGTGGCAAATATGCATCTATGTACGATTGGGATAGAGCAGCGGCAGAAAGAGCAGATGGCATTCAGCCTTTCAACATGATTGCGATAGGCGGCATAAATAATACCATAGGTCCATCAGCAGACGGGCAAACATTCGATATACAGGCGGAAAAGGATGTGAAATTCCAAAACTACATTAGAGCTACACAAGGTATTAACTTGGGAGGAAATGCAAATCAACAATGGGGACATATTCGTTTTACGGACGGTAACCGCGGTATAGGATTTTACGTCAATAATTCAAATGGTTGGCATTTTAATGCATTAGGATAG
- the dapA gene encoding 4-hydroxy-tetrahydrodipicolinate synthase has protein sequence MIDFGTIATAMVTPFDKNGNIDFAKTTKLVNYLIDNGTTAIVVGGTTGESPTLSSEEKVALYRHVVSVVDKRVPVIAGTGSNNTHASIELTKKATEVGVDAIMLVAPYYNKPSQEGMYQHFKTIAESTPLPVMLYNVPGRSIVQISVDTVVRLSEIPNIVAIKDAGGDVLTMTEIIEKTADDFAVYSGDDGLTLPAMAIGAKGIVSVASHVIGNEMQEMIAAFQAGEFKKAQKLHQLLVKVTDALFMAPSPTPVKTALQMVGLDVGSVRLPLLPLTEEERLTLQDVMQSIPR, from the coding sequence ATGATAGATTTTGGGACTATTGCAACTGCGATGGTAACTCCGTTTGATAAAAACGGTAATATCGATTTTGCAAAGACAACTAAATTGGTAAATTATTTAATTGATAACGGTACAACAGCGATTGTGGTAGGAGGAACGACTGGAGAATCTCCTACACTATCATCAGAAGAAAAAGTAGCGTTATATCGCCATGTCGTATCTGTTGTCGATAAAAGGGTGCCCGTAATCGCTGGAACAGGTAGTAATAATACACATGCTTCTATCGAATTAACAAAAAAGGCGACTGAAGTTGGTGTGGATGCAATTATGCTAGTAGCACCGTATTATAATAAACCGAGTCAAGAAGGGATGTATCAGCATTTTAAAACGATTGCTGAAAGTACACCACTTCCGGTTATGCTATACAATGTTCCGGGACGATCTATTGTACAAATCTCCGTTGATACAGTTGTTCGTTTATCAGAAATACCGAACATTGTTGCCATTAAAGATGCAGGTGGCGACGTGTTAACAATGACAGAAATCATTGAAAAAACAGCGGACGACTTTGCTGTATACAGCGGTGATGACGGTTTAACGTTACCAGCTATGGCAATTGGAGCAAAAGGTATTGTTTCTGTAGCATCGCATGTTATCGGAAATGAAATGCAAGAAATGATTGCTGCATTCCAAGCTGGAGAGTTTAAAAAAGCACAGAAATTACATCAATTACTTGTAAAAGTAACAGATGCACTATTTATGGCGCCGAGCCCAACGCCAGTAAAAACAGCACTGCAAATGGTTGGATTAGATGTAGGTTCTGTACGTTTACCACTGCTTCCTTTAACAGAAGAAGAGAGACTAACATTACAAGATGTAATGCAATCTATTCCTCGCTAA
- the dapG gene encoding aspartate kinase: MKIIVQKFGGTSVRDENGRKHALHHIKKSLNAGYKVVAVVSAMGRKGEPYATDTLLNLVNQETSSISKREQDLLLSCGELISAIVFSNMLNENSVKAAALNGAQAGFVTNADFTNAKIIEMNCDRIHEELQNVDVVVVTGFQGQTKDGDTTTLGRGGSDTSASALGVALHAEYIDIFTDVEGVMTADPRIVKDARHLQTVTYNEICNMAYQGAKVVHPRAVEIAMHAKVPLRVRSTYSDSEGTLIAAYDGATKGQDVEERPVTGIAHVSNVTQIKVNAKEAAYDLQQHVFKEMANEGISVDLINISPTGVAYTVSDNVASCAVEVLQNLGYEPTVTEHCAKVSIVGAGMAGIPGVTAKIVTALAEKGIQILQSADSHTTIWVLVKEVDLVEAVNALHSAFELSKEKQLEQ, encoded by the coding sequence ATGAAAATTATTGTTCAAAAATTTGGTGGTACATCTGTACGTGATGAAAATGGGCGTAAGCATGCACTTCACCATATAAAAAAATCATTAAATGCTGGTTATAAAGTAGTTGCTGTGGTATCGGCTATGGGTCGTAAAGGTGAACCATATGCAACAGATACCTTATTAAACCTTGTAAATCAAGAGACATCTAGTATTTCAAAACGTGAGCAAGATTTATTATTGTCATGTGGGGAATTAATTTCAGCAATTGTCTTTTCAAATATGTTAAATGAAAATAGTGTAAAAGCAGCAGCATTAAATGGTGCACAAGCTGGTTTTGTAACGAATGCTGATTTTACAAATGCGAAGATTATTGAAATGAATTGCGATCGTATACATGAAGAATTACAAAATGTAGATGTTGTTGTTGTTACTGGATTCCAAGGGCAAACGAAAGATGGCGATACGACAACACTTGGCCGCGGAGGTAGTGATACTTCAGCTTCAGCATTAGGTGTTGCGCTTCATGCTGAATATATTGATATTTTCACGGATGTAGAGGGTGTTATGACTGCGGATCCTCGTATTGTAAAAGATGCACGTCATCTTCAAACTGTAACATATAACGAAATTTGCAACATGGCTTACCAAGGTGCAAAAGTTGTTCATCCGCGCGCGGTTGAAATTGCGATGCATGCAAAGGTTCCGCTTCGTGTACGTTCTACTTACTCTGATAGCGAAGGGACACTTATTGCAGCATATGATGGTGCGACAAAAGGTCAAGATGTAGAAGAGCGCCCTGTTACAGGTATCGCTCATGTATCAAATGTGACGCAAATTAAAGTGAATGCAAAAGAAGCTGCATACGATTTGCAACAGCATGTATTTAAAGAAATGGCGAATGAAGGAATTAGTGTTGACTTAATTAACATTTCTCCTACTGGTGTAGCGTATACAGTGAGTGATAATGTAGCAAGTTGTGCTGTTGAAGTACTTCAAAATCTTGGATATGAGCCGACTGTGACAGAGCATTGTGCGAAAGTATCTATTGTTGGAGCTGGAATGGCAGGTATTCCAGGGGTTACTGCAAAAATCGTTACAGCTTTAGCAGAAAAAGGTATTCAAATTTTACAATCAGCAGATAGTCATACGACAATTTGGGTGCTTGTAAAAGAAGTAGATTTAGTGGAGGCTGTGAATGCATTACATAGTGCATTTGAGCTTTCAAAAGAAAAGCAATTGGAACAATAA
- a CDS encoding SMI1/KNR4 family protein has protein sequence MNDITWFNVSEKKITDEQIQQLEQYFGIKFPNDFIECVKKYDGGYPSPDTFDIPGQDEDALNNLLTLDSERKSSILQTYEGIKDRLVDKAYPFGRDSFGNFLCFDYRNNPQSPTVVFWDHEVEEMEEAIYPVCSSFTELLNSLYEFEDEE, from the coding sequence ATGAACGACATTACATGGTTTAATGTAAGTGAGAAAAAAATTACAGATGAACAAATTCAACAGTTAGAACAGTATTTTGGTATTAAATTTCCTAATGATTTTATTGAATGTGTGAAGAAATATGATGGAGGCTACCCTAGCCCAGATACATTCGATATTCCTGGTCAAGATGAAGATGCGCTTAATAATCTTTTAACTTTAGATTCTGAACGAAAAAGTTCTATTCTTCAAACATATGAGGGTATAAAAGACAGATTAGTAGATAAGGCATATCCTTTTGGTAGAGACTCATTTGGCAACTTCTTATGTTTTGATTACAGAAATAACCCTCAATCACCAACGGTTGTTTTTTGGGACCATGAGGTAGAAGAGATGGAAGAAGCAATCTATCCTGTTTGTTCATCTTTTACAGAATTGCTTAATAGCTTATATGAATTTGAAGACGAAGAATAA
- a CDS encoding WXG100 family type VII secretion target: protein MVQIKVTPERLEQSAKIVLETKNRLEQIHKDLYNQTEYIASMWNGATSQRFYQMFNETKPQMFNVFREFDKIAEELMHASEKFRTADELYDGNIQEGAMCGKLPPKSDFEKAWGEEKKDLNDAWTGISTGVEDAVTDAWEGLKALGDAETWENMRDAIVNYEETLPAMWNAFSDSFMNDFWNGDMESRMHYAAYGVASLLTGFIGDKGLSKAGQAGKIALVSNLAKGKSFMTNSSAYRNALHILNNYEFKLGNHLAYAGVGGTQQYLQKAATYTYEGANGPKTIRLRKGDLAGDKHPVTGVPYDAEGFPIFEAKGEVTLKEEDFKRSRKTHDRICNKDLYEQIMKNPELTSKFTEIEIETLKRGKTPENHTWHHHQDTGKMELVDYQIHKDTGHTGGYRILGKDSDK from the coding sequence ATGGTACAAATAAAAGTAACACCTGAACGATTGGAACAGTCAGCAAAGATAGTCCTTGAAACTAAAAATAGATTAGAACAGATACATAAGGATTTATATAACCAAACGGAATATATAGCTTCAATGTGGAATGGTGCAACGAGTCAAAGATTTTATCAGATGTTTAATGAAACAAAGCCTCAAATGTTTAATGTATTTAGGGAATTTGATAAGATTGCAGAAGAACTAATGCACGCTTCTGAAAAATTCCGTACTGCTGATGAACTTTATGATGGTAATATCCAAGAGGGTGCAATGTGCGGTAAGCTTCCGCCAAAATCTGACTTCGAGAAAGCTTGGGGCGAAGAGAAAAAGGATTTAAATGACGCATGGACTGGTATTTCTACTGGTGTAGAAGATGCTGTCACAGATGCATGGGAAGGACTTAAAGCATTGGGTGATGCAGAAACGTGGGAAAACATGCGTGATGCGATTGTAAATTACGAGGAAACTCTTCCTGCAATGTGGAACGCCTTCTCGGATTCATTTATGAATGATTTTTGGAATGGGGATATGGAAAGCAGAATGCATTACGCTGCCTATGGTGTAGCATCATTATTAACAGGTTTTATTGGTGATAAAGGTCTTAGTAAAGCAGGACAAGCAGGGAAGATAGCGCTTGTTTCCAATCTAGCAAAAGGAAAATCGTTTATGACTAATTCCTCTGCATACAGAAATGCATTACATATATTAAATAACTATGAATTTAAACTGGGAAATCACCTTGCATATGCAGGGGTTGGCGGCACACAGCAATATTTACAGAAAGCAGCTACATATACTTATGAAGGTGCGAATGGCCCTAAAACAATTAGATTAAGAAAAGGTGACTTGGCAGGGGATAAGCACCCAGTTACAGGTGTACCGTACGATGCTGAAGGATTTCCTATTTTTGAAGCAAAAGGTGAAGTAACCCTAAAAGAAGAAGATTTCAAAAGGTCTAGAAAAACACATGATAGAATATGTAATAAAGATTTGTATGAACAAATAATGAAAAATCCTGAGCTGACTTCTAAATTTACAGAAATAGAGATTGAAACTTTGAAAAGAGGAAAAACACCAGAGAATCATACATGGCATCATCATCAAGACACAGGTAAAATGGAACTTGTAGATTACCAGATACATAAAGATACGGGTCATACAGGTGGTTACAGGATTTTGGGAAAAGATAGTGATAAATAA
- the asd gene encoding aspartate-semialdehyde dehydrogenase encodes MEKQKTFHVAVVGATGAVGEQMLNTLEKREFPIGKLTLLSSKRSAGKKLVFKGEEFTVQEATPESFEGVDIALFSAGGSVSKQLAPEAAKRGAIVVDNTSAFRMTENVPLVVPEVNENDLKEHNGIIANPNCSTIQMVVALEPVRQQFGLKRVIVSTYQAVSGAGAAAIEELHEQSQAILNGEEVKANVLPVSGDEKHFQIAFNAIPQIDKFQDNGFTFEEMKMINETKKIMHMPELEVAATCVRLPVVSGHSESVYIEVEKEGVTVEELKNLLANAEGVVLQDNPAEQLYPMPSTAVGKNEVFVGRIRKDLNNDKGFHLWVVSDNLLKGAAWNSVQIAERLVKLQLV; translated from the coding sequence ATGGAAAAGCAAAAAACTTTTCATGTCGCTGTAGTTGGAGCAACCGGCGCAGTTGGTGAACAAATGTTAAATACTTTAGAGAAACGAGAATTCCCAATCGGGAAGTTAACGTTACTTTCATCTAAACGATCTGCAGGCAAGAAGCTTGTATTTAAAGGAGAAGAATTCACAGTTCAAGAGGCAACTCCTGAAAGCTTTGAAGGAGTAGATATTGCACTTTTTAGTGCTGGTGGATCTGTATCGAAACAATTAGCGCCAGAAGCAGCAAAACGTGGTGCCATTGTTGTTGATAATACAAGCGCATTCCGTATGACAGAAAATGTGCCACTTGTTGTACCTGAAGTAAATGAAAATGATTTAAAAGAACATAATGGTATTATTGCAAATCCAAACTGTTCTACAATTCAAATGGTAGTCGCTCTTGAGCCGGTTCGTCAGCAATTTGGTTTAAAACGAGTAATCGTTTCCACATACCAAGCTGTATCAGGTGCTGGTGCGGCAGCTATTGAAGAACTTCATGAACAATCACAAGCAATCTTAAATGGAGAAGAAGTAAAAGCAAATGTTCTACCTGTATCTGGTGATGAAAAACATTTCCAAATCGCTTTTAACGCTATTCCACAGATTGATAAATTCCAGGATAATGGATTTACATTTGAAGAAATGAAAATGATTAATGAAACGAAAAAAATTATGCATATGCCTGAATTAGAAGTAGCTGCGACATGTGTACGTTTACCAGTCGTATCAGGACATTCTGAGTCTGTTTACATTGAAGTAGAAAAAGAAGGTGTAACAGTTGAGGAACTAAAAAATCTACTTGCGAATGCAGAAGGTGTCGTACTGCAAGATAATCCAGCAGAACAATTATACCCAATGCCATCTACTGCAGTAGGTAAAAACGAAGTGTTTGTTGGAAGAATTCGTAAAGATTTAAATAATGATAAAGGATTCCATCTTTGGGTCGTATCTGATAACTTATTAAAAGGCGCTGCGTGGAACTCTGTTCAAATTGCAGAGCGCTTAGTAAAATTACAATTAGTGTAA
- a CDS encoding N-acetylmuramoyl-L-alanine amidase → MTLLLLFSFSTGAFADRTLIIDGLPKTPYRGGVGAYEGVVAHSTATPEAPAINIQKYESRTWRSAFVHYAVDWNETIQIADTKYIAYGAGSGANKRFVHVELCETADYGKFKRSYEKYVKLLAKILKDNNLSVEKGLWTHYDVTKYLGGTDHEDPLDYLRSHGVSEAQFRADVQRAYNNSNVDVSVPEKPSKPAEKPTANVEGVAYIQGNNINLRKGPDASYSVIRQLNKPEAYQVWGEKDGWLNLGGEQWVYNNPSYIKFEKKELVNPIVGKRVVAKVDNLRFYDSASWANKDVAGTVDAGLGFTIDAKVSVNGSPQYKVHNGKGKTYYVTANEAYVYVK, encoded by the coding sequence ATGACGCTATTGCTTTTGTTCAGCTTTTCTACAGGGGCTTTTGCTGATAGAACACTTATTATCGATGGTTTGCCTAAAACACCGTATCGTGGCGGAGTAGGAGCGTATGAAGGCGTTGTGGCGCATAGTACAGCAACACCAGAAGCTCCGGCTATTAATATCCAAAAGTATGAGTCTCGTACATGGCGTTCCGCTTTCGTTCATTATGCAGTCGATTGGAACGAAACAATTCAAATTGCTGATACAAAATACATTGCTTACGGCGCTGGATCAGGTGCGAATAAACGATTTGTACATGTGGAGCTTTGCGAAACCGCAGACTATGGAAAATTTAAACGTTCATATGAGAAGTACGTTAAATTATTAGCTAAAATCTTAAAAGATAACAATCTATCTGTAGAAAAAGGATTGTGGACTCACTATGATGTAACGAAGTATCTTGGAGGAACAGATCATGAAGATCCATTAGATTATTTGCGTAGTCATGGCGTTTCTGAAGCGCAATTCAGAGCAGATGTACAACGGGCATACAATAACTCTAATGTGGACGTTTCTGTTCCGGAAAAACCATCTAAACCAGCCGAAAAACCAACTGCAAATGTTGAAGGAGTTGCATACATTCAAGGTAATAATATAAATCTACGCAAAGGCCCAGATGCAAGCTATTCTGTTATTCGTCAACTAAACAAACCGGAAGCATACCAAGTGTGGGGTGAAAAAGACGGATGGTTAAATCTTGGTGGGGAACAATGGGTATATAACAACCCTTCTTACATCAAATTTGAAAAGAAAGAGCTGGTTAATCCGATTGTAGGGAAGCGTGTTGTTGCTAAAGTGGACAACCTACGTTTCTATGACTCTGCTTCCTGGGCAAATAAAGATGTTGCTGGTACTGTAGATGCAGGATTAGGATTTACAATTGATGCGAAAGTAAGTGTGAATGGTTCACCGCAATATAAAGTACACAACGGCAAGGGCAAAACATACTATGTAACGGCAAATGAAGCCTATGTGTATGTAAAGTAG